In one window of Festucalex cinctus isolate MCC-2025b chromosome 14, RoL_Fcin_1.0, whole genome shotgun sequence DNA:
- the itsn1 gene encoding intersectin-1 isoform X1: MAQFPATFTGPDVFLISVDERAKHDQQFHSLSPTAGGYITGDQARNFFLQSGLPPPILAQIWALADMNSDGRMDIHEFSIAMKLIKLKLQGHPLPPALPPSMKQTPLSLPPQAGFGMPPMPAMAPIAGPLPGVPPLPLPPLPVGVSPPLVSAPPPPLPPPMANGAPTTGMMQPISGFSHPASSISKAPFNRSSTKLQKGPSFDATGGQPPVDWAVPQSSRLKYRQLFNSHDKMMSGHLTGPQARTILMQSSLPQGQLASIWSLSDIDQDGKLTAEEFILAMHLIDMAMSGLPLPPVLPADYIPPTFRRVRSDSVQSDQKSVPEEAEEEVESNQDKKLPVTFEDKKRENFERGNLELEKRRQALQEQQRKEQERLAALEREEQDRKERERLEQERRRQQELEKQLEKQRELERQREEERRKEIERREAAKRELERQRQLEWERQRRQELLTQRNREQESIVLLKARKKTLEFELEALNDKKSQLEGKLKDVRFRLSAQRREVEQTNQTRETRIAEITLLQQQLQDSQHWLGSLIPDKQSLNDQLKQVQQNSLHRDSLSSLQKAVDQKESSRQQLKEQLDTVERETRAKLLEIDAFNTQLKSLCEFYASHCARIEALRRQLDGAQRGRQELREIHSRQQRQKQKELEGDAHSMMHAPIDRKSAELQENRLPSDKTLAWRNDDAGSSALKAPSPASASHAWLNRVTQEEEERKRRGLEEDSEGRKTAGSVEEKDDESRGKKDMQEKLNNLFSQPNDPWASTAEKAPVASLFEQKAAAGSGFEQQQQQQQQQQAVKVVYYRALYPFDARSHDEISITPGDVIMVKGEWVDESQTGEPGWLGGELRGRTGWFPANYAERIPDSEAPVSLRAAAAAAPSSAQQPVSTPPPPAPGQSSSSTSSANSNWADFSTTWPSNTSSQMDSEGWDAWPTSSAAAQNPSLGVPSAQLRQRSAFTPATMTTGSSPSPVLGQGEKVEGLQAQALYPWRAKKDNHLNFNKNEIITVLEQQDMWWLGELQSGQRGWFPKSYVKLISASMTPPLALPVAAPMAAPLVSLARGKNTSECVVSESPPNGKRPSPTPCKPSESGEEYVAMYTYESSEQGDLSFQQGDVVVVSRTEGDWWTGTVAGKTGVFPSNYVKPRDASSESLGPAGKMGSLGKKPEIAQVIAPYCATGAEQLTLAPGQLILIRKKNPGGWWEGELQARGKKRQIGWFPANYVKLLSPSTSKTTPTEPTPPKLVPANTAVCQVIGMYDYVAQNDDELAFQKGQVITVLNKDDCDWWKGELNGREGLFPSNYVKLTTDTDPSTQWCADLHLLDMLSPMERKRQGYIHELIVTEENYVNDLQLVTEIFHKPLLDCELLSEKEVAMIFVNWKELIMCNIKLLKALRVRKKMSGDRMPVKMIGDILTNQLPHMQPYIRFCSCQLNGATLIQQKTDDNLEIKDFLKRLAMDPRCKGMPLSSFLLKPMQRVTRYPLIIKNILENTPESHPDHNHLKAALEKAEELCSQVNEGVREKENSDRLEWIQAHVQCEGLSEQLVFNSVTNCLGPRKFLHSGKLFKAKSSKELYGFLFNDFLLLTQVTKPLGSSGSDKVFSSKTHLQYRMYKTPIFLNEVLVKLPTDPSGDEPLFHISHIDRVYTLRAESINERTAWVQKIKAASELFIETEKKKREKAYLVRSQRATGIGRLMVNIVEGIELKPCRSHGKSNPYCEVTMGSQCHITKTLQDTLNPKWNSNCQFFIKDLEQDVLCVTVFERDQFSPDDFLGRTEIRLADIKKDQGSKGPITKRLLLHEVPTGEIVVRLDLQLFEEP; this comes from the exons ATGGCACAGTTCCCCGCCACTTTCACGg GCCCGGACGTGTTCCTGATCTCGGTGGACGAGCGGGCCAAACATGACCAACAGTTTCACAGCCTATCTCCCACCGCGGGGGGCTACATCACGG GGGATCAGGCCAGGAACTTCTTCCTGCAGTCCGGACTGCCGCCACCCATCCTGGCTCAAATCTG GGCCCTGGCCGACATGAACAGCGACGGCCGCATGGACATCCACGAGTTCTCCATCGCCATGAAGCTCATCAAGCTCAAACTGCAGGGCCACCCGCTTCCTCCGGCGTTGCCCCCCAGTATGAAACAGACCCCGCTGTCTCTTCCCCCGCAGGCTGGCTTCG GCATGCCCCCCATGCCCGCCATGGCGCCCATCGCCGGCCCCCTGCCAGGCGTGCCCCCTCTTCCGCTCCCTCCGCTACCCGTCGGGGTGTCGCCGCCTCTGGTGTCTGCGCCGCCGCCTCCCCTCCCGCCGCCCATGGCCAACGGAGCCCCTACCACGGGCATGATGCAACCCATCTCAGGCTTCTCCCACCCAG CTTCTTCAATCAGCAAGGCCCCCTTCAACCGTTCCAGCACCAAATTGCAAAAGGGTCCTTCGTTTGATGCCACCGG TGGTCAGCCGCCCGTCGACTGGGCCGTCCCTCAGTCGTCGAGGCTCAAGTACCGGCAGCTGTTCAACTCCCATGACAAGATGATGAGCGGCCACCTGACTG GTCCGCAGGCGCGCACCATCCTGATGCAGTCCAGTCTTCCTCAAGGCCAGCTGGCCTCGATATG GAGTCTGTCGGATATCGACCAGGACGGGAAGCTGACGGCGGAGGAGTTCATCTTGGCCATGCACCTCATAGACATGGCCATGTCCGGCCTGCCGCTGCCCCCCGTGCTGCCGGCGGATTACATCCCTCCCACATTCAG GCGTGTGCGAAGCGACAGCGTGCAGTCAGACCAGAAAAGCGTCCCcgaggaggcagaggaggaggtggagagcAACCAGGACAAGAAACTCCCAG TCACGTTCGAGGATAAGAAGCGGGAGAACTTTGAGCGAGGGAACCTGGAGCTGGAGAAGCGGCGTCAGGCCCTGCAAGAGCAGCAGAGGAAAGAACAGGAGAGGCTAGCGGCGCTGGAGAGAGAAGAGCAGGACAGGAAG GAGCGCGAGAGGCTGGAGCAAGAGAGGAGGCGGCAGCAAGAGTTGGAGAAGCAGCTGGAGAAACAGAGGGAGCTGGAGAGGCAGCGAGAAGAGGAGCGACGCAAAGAAATTGAGAGGAGAGAG GCTGCTAAGCGCGAGCTGGAGCGTCAGAGGCAGCTGGAGTGGGAGCGGCAGCGTCGCCAGGAGCTTCTGACTCAGAGGAACCGAGAGCAGGAGAGCATCGTTCTGCTCAAAGCCCGCAAGAAGACGCTGGAGTTTGAACTGGAAGCTCTG AACGATAAGAAGAGCCAGTTGGAGGGCAAACTGAAGGACGTCCGCTTCCGCCTGTCGGCCCAGCGCAGGGAAGTGGAGCAGACCAACCAGACCAGGGAGACGCGGATCGCCGAGATCACGCTGTTGCAACAGCAGCTGCAA GACTCGCAGCATTGGCTCGGGAGTCTCATTCCTGACAAGCAGAGTCTCAACGACCAGCTGAAACAGGTTCAACAGAACAGCCTGCACC GCGACAGTCTTTCGTCGCTGCAGAAGGCCGTGGACCAGAAGGAATCCAGCAGGCAGCAGCTTAAAGAGCAGCTGGACACAGTGGAGAGGGAAACCAGGGCCAAGCTGCTCGAGATCGATGCTTTCAACACTCAGCTGAAG TCTCTGTGTGAGTTCTATGCCAGCCACTGTGCCAGGATAGAAGCCCTGCGACGACAACTTGACGGCGCGCAGAGAGGGAGACAG GAACTGAGGGAGATCCACAGCCGGCAGCAGAGGCAGAAGCAGAAGGAGCTGGAAGGAGACGCGCACTCGATGATGCACGCGCCGATTGACAGGAAGTCCGCCGAGTTGCAGGAAAACCG GTTGCCCTCGGACAAAACGCTGGCTTGGAGGAACGATGACGCAGGAAGCTCCGCCCTGAAGGCGCCGAGCCCCGCCTCCGCCTCGCACGCCTGGCTCAACCGAGTGAcccaggaggaagaggagaggaaGCGGCGAGGCCTGGAGGAGGACTCGGAGGGTCGCAAGACCGCCGGGTCCGTGGAGGAGAAGGACGACGAATCGCGGGGCAAGAAGGACATGCAGGAGAAACTCAATAATCTCTTCAGCCAGCCCAATGATCCCTGGGCCTCGACAG CAGAAAAGGCTCCAGTGGCGAGCCTGTTTGAGCAGAAGGCAGCAGCAGGCAGCGGCttcgagcagcagcagcagcagcagcagcagcagcaggcggTCAAGGTGGTCTACTACAGAGCGCTCTACCCGTTTGACGCGCGCAGCCACGATGAGATCAGCATCACCCCCGGCGACGTCATCATG GTGAAGGGGGAATGG GTGGACGAGTCTCAGACAGGTGAGCCCGGTTGGCTGGGCGGCGAGCTCAGGGGCCGAACCGGGTGGTTTCCGGCCAATTACGCCGAGCGGATACCGGACAGCGAAGCGCCCGTCAGCCTGCGGGCGGCGGCCGCCGCCGCGCCGTCTTCGGCGCAGCAGCCCGTCagcacgccgccgccgcccgcgcccgGACAGAGCTCCTCGTCCACGTCGTCCGCCAACAGCAACTGGGCCGACTTCAGCACCAC CTGGCCGTCGAACACGAGTAGCCAGATGGACAGCGAGGGGTGGGACGCATGGCCCACCTCCTCCGCCGCCGCTCAGAATCCGTCCCTCGGCGTGCCGTCGGCGCAGCTGCGGCAGCGTTCGGCCTTCACGCCGGCCACCATGACCACGGGCTCCTCGCCCTCCCCCGTGCTCGGCCAGGGGGAGAAGGTGGAGGGTCTGCAGGCTCAGGCCTTGTACCCCTGGAGAGCCAAGAAGGACAACCACCTCAACTTCAACAAGAACGAG ATCATAACGGTGCTGGAGCAGCAGGACATGTGGTGGCTGGGAGAGCTCCAGAGCGGACAGAGAGGATGGTTCCCCAAAAGCTACGTGAAACTCATCTCTGCCAGCATGACGCCCCCACTTGCGCTGCCAGTGGCGGCCCCGATGGCGGCACCGCTCGTTTCCTTAGCGCGTGGCAAAAACACAAG TGAATGTGTGGTATCAGAAAGCCCCCCCAATGGAAAACGCCCCTCACCCACTCCATGCAAGCCATCCGAGTCAGGAGAAg AGTACGTGGCCATGTACACGTACGAGAGCAGCGAGCAGGGCGACCTGAGTTTCCAGCAAGGAGACGTGGTGGTGGTGAGCAGGACGGAGGGCGACTGGTGGACCGGCACGGTGGCGGGCAAGACCGGCGTCTTCCCCTCCAACTACGTCAAACCGCGAGACGCCTCGTCGGAG TCTTTAGGACCAGCGGGAAAGATGGGGAGCCTTGGCAAGAAACCAG AGATCGCACAAGTGATCGCCCCCTACTGCGCAACGGGAGCAGAGCAGCTGACGTTGGCGCCGGGCCAGCTGATCCTCATCAGGAAGAAGAACCCGGGCGGCTGGTGGGAGGGCGAACTTCAG GCCCGAGGGAAAAAGCGGCAGATTGGATGGTTTCCGGCCAACTACGTCAAGCTGCTGAGCCCCAGCACCAGCAAAACAACGCCAACCGAGCCCACGCCACCAAAACTGGTCCCTGCCAACACTG CCGTGTGCCAGGTGATCGGCATGTACGACTACGTGGCGCAGAACGACGACGAGCTGGCCTTCCAGAAGGGTCAGGTGATCACCGTGCTCAACAAGGACGACTGCGATTGGTGGAAAGGCGAGCTGAACGGCCGCGAGGGGCTCTTTCCCAGCAACTACGTCAAGCTCACCACCGACACGGACCCCAGCACGCAGT GGTGTGCCGACTTGCACCTGCTGGACATGCTGAGTCCCATGGAGAGAAAACGTCAAGGTTACATCCACGAGCTCATCGTCACGGAGGAGAATTACGTCAACGACCTGCAGCTCGTCACCGag ATCTTCCACAAGCCTCTGCTGGATTGTGAGCTGCTGAGCGAGAAGGAAGTGGCCATGATCTTCGTCAACTGGAAGGAGCTCATCATGTGCAACATCAAGCTGCTCAA GGCGCTGAGGGTGAGGAAGAAGATGTCGGGCGACCGCATGCCCGTCAAGATGATCGGCGACATCCTGACCAATCAGCTGCCGCACATGCAGCCGTACATCAG gttctgCTCGTGTCAACTGAACGGAGCCACGCTGATACAGCAGAAAACGGACGACAACCTCGAAATTAAAGACTTCCTCaag cgGTTAGCCATGGACCCTCGTTGCAAGGGGATGCCGCTCTCCAGCTTCTTGCTCAAGCCCATGCAAAGGGTCACTCGCTACCCGCTCATCATCAAGAAC ATCTTGGAAAACACTCCCGAGTCGCATCCGGACCACAATCACCTGAAAGCTGCTTTGGAGAAGGCGGAGGAGTTGTGCTCGCAG GTGAACGAGGGCGTGAGGGAGAAGGAGAACTCTGATCGTCTGGAGTGGATCCAAGCGCACGTTCAGTGTGAAGGCCTGTCCGAG CAACTGGTGTTCAACTCGGTGACCAACTGTTTGGGCCCGCGCAAGTTCCTCCACAGCGGCAAACTCTTCAAAGCCAAAAGCAGCAAGGAGCTCTACGGCTTCCTCTTCAACGACTTCCTGCTGCTGACGCAG GTCACCAAGCCTCTGGGCTCGTCCGGATCCGACAAGGTCTTCTCGTCCAAAACGCACCTGCAGTACCGCATGTACAAGACG CCCATCTTCCTGAACGAGGTTCTGGTGAAACTGCCGACGGACCCTTCGGGAGACGAGCCCCTCTTCCACATCTCGCACATCGACAGAGTTTACACCCTCAGGGCCGAGAGCATCAACGAGCG GACGGCCTGGGTGCAGAAAATCAAGGCGGCTTCCGAGCTCTTCATCGaaacggagaagaagaagcgaGAAAAAGCCTATctgg TGCGTTCGCAGAGGGCGACGGGCATCGGCAGGCTGATGGTCAACATCGTGGAGGGGATCGAACTCAAGCCGTGTCGCTCGCACG GTAAAAGCAATCCTTACTGTGAGGTCACCATGGGCTCGCAGTGCCACATCACCAAAACTCTGCAG
- the itsn1 gene encoding intersectin-1 isoform X3: MAQFPATFTGPDVFLISVDERAKHDQQFHSLSPTAGGYITGDQARNFFLQSGLPPPILAQIWALADMNSDGRMDIHEFSIAMKLIKLKLQGHPLPPALPPSMKQTPLSLPPQAGFGMPAMAPIAGPLPGVPPLPLPPLPVGVSPPLVSAPPPPLPPPMANGAPTTGMMQPISGFSHPASSISKAPFNRSSTKLQKGPSFDATGGQPPVDWAVPQSSRLKYRQLFNSHDKMMSGHLTGPQARTILMQSSLPQGQLASIWSLSDIDQDGKLTAEEFILAMHLIDMAMSGLPLPPVLPADYIPPTFRRVRSDSVQSDQKSVPEEAEEEVESNQDKKLPVTFEDKKRENFERGNLELEKRRQALQEQQRKEQERLAALEREEQDRKERERLEQERRRQQELEKQLEKQRELERQREEERRKEIERREAAKRELERQRQLEWERQRRQELLTQRNREQESIVLLKARKKTLEFELEALNDKKSQLEGKLKDVRFRLSAQRREVEQTNQTRETRIAEITLLQQQLQDSQHWLGSLIPDKQSLNDQLKQVQQNSLHRDSLSSLQKAVDQKESSRQQLKEQLDTVERETRAKLLEIDAFNTQLKSLCEFYASHCARIEALRRQLDGAQRGRQELREIHSRQQRQKQKELEGDAHSMMHAPIDRKSAELQENRLPSDKTLAWRNDDAGSSALKAPSPASASHAWLNRVTQEEEERKRRGLEEDSEGRKTAGSVEEKDDESRGKKDMQEKLNNLFSQPNDPWASTAEKAPVASLFEQKAAAGSGFEQQQQQQQQQQAVKVVYYRALYPFDARSHDEISITPGDVIMVKGEWVDESQTGEPGWLGGELRGRTGWFPANYAERIPDSEAPVSLRAAAAAAPSSAQQPVSTPPPPAPGQSSSSTSSANSNWADFSTTWPSNTSSQMDSEGWDAWPTSSAAAQNPSLGVPSAQLRQRSAFTPATMTTGSSPSPVLGQGEKVEGLQAQALYPWRAKKDNHLNFNKNEIITVLEQQDMWWLGELQSGQRGWFPKSYVKLISASMTPPLALPVAAPMAAPLVSLARGKNTSECVVSESPPNGKRPSPTPCKPSESGEEYVAMYTYESSEQGDLSFQQGDVVVVSRTEGDWWTGTVAGKTGVFPSNYVKPRDASSESLGPAGKMGSLGKKPEIAQVIAPYCATGAEQLTLAPGQLILIRKKNPGGWWEGELQARGKKRQIGWFPANYVKLLSPSTSKTTPTEPTPPKLVPANTAVCQVIGMYDYVAQNDDELAFQKGQVITVLNKDDCDWWKGELNGREGLFPSNYVKLTTDTDPSTQWCADLHLLDMLSPMERKRQGYIHELIVTEENYVNDLQLVTEIFHKPLLDCELLSEKEVAMIFVNWKELIMCNIKLLKALRVRKKMSGDRMPVKMIGDILTNQLPHMQPYIRFCSCQLNGATLIQQKTDDNLEIKDFLKRLAMDPRCKGMPLSSFLLKPMQRVTRYPLIIKNILENTPESHPDHNHLKAALEKAEELCSQVNEGVREKENSDRLEWIQAHVQCEGLSEQLVFNSVTNCLGPRKFLHSGKLFKAKSSKELYGFLFNDFLLLTQVTKPLGSSGSDKVFSSKTHLQYRMYKTPIFLNEVLVKLPTDPSGDEPLFHISHIDRVYTLRAESINERTAWVQKIKAASELFIETEKKKREKAYLVRSQRATGIGRLMVNIVEGIELKPCRSHGKSNPYCEVTMGSQCHITKTLQDTLNPKWNSNCQFFIKDLEQDVLCVTVFERDQFSPDDFLGRTEIRLADIKKDQGSKGPITKRLLLHEVPTGEIVVRLDLQLFEEP; encoded by the exons ATGGCACAGTTCCCCGCCACTTTCACGg GCCCGGACGTGTTCCTGATCTCGGTGGACGAGCGGGCCAAACATGACCAACAGTTTCACAGCCTATCTCCCACCGCGGGGGGCTACATCACGG GGGATCAGGCCAGGAACTTCTTCCTGCAGTCCGGACTGCCGCCACCCATCCTGGCTCAAATCTG GGCCCTGGCCGACATGAACAGCGACGGCCGCATGGACATCCACGAGTTCTCCATCGCCATGAAGCTCATCAAGCTCAAACTGCAGGGCCACCCGCTTCCTCCGGCGTTGCCCCCCAGTATGAAACAGACCCCGCTGTCTCTTCCCCCGCAGGCTGGCTTCGG CATGCCCGCCATGGCGCCCATCGCCGGCCCCCTGCCAGGCGTGCCCCCTCTTCCGCTCCCTCCGCTACCCGTCGGGGTGTCGCCGCCTCTGGTGTCTGCGCCGCCGCCTCCCCTCCCGCCGCCCATGGCCAACGGAGCCCCTACCACGGGCATGATGCAACCCATCTCAGGCTTCTCCCACCCAG CTTCTTCAATCAGCAAGGCCCCCTTCAACCGTTCCAGCACCAAATTGCAAAAGGGTCCTTCGTTTGATGCCACCGG TGGTCAGCCGCCCGTCGACTGGGCCGTCCCTCAGTCGTCGAGGCTCAAGTACCGGCAGCTGTTCAACTCCCATGACAAGATGATGAGCGGCCACCTGACTG GTCCGCAGGCGCGCACCATCCTGATGCAGTCCAGTCTTCCTCAAGGCCAGCTGGCCTCGATATG GAGTCTGTCGGATATCGACCAGGACGGGAAGCTGACGGCGGAGGAGTTCATCTTGGCCATGCACCTCATAGACATGGCCATGTCCGGCCTGCCGCTGCCCCCCGTGCTGCCGGCGGATTACATCCCTCCCACATTCAG GCGTGTGCGAAGCGACAGCGTGCAGTCAGACCAGAAAAGCGTCCCcgaggaggcagaggaggaggtggagagcAACCAGGACAAGAAACTCCCAG TCACGTTCGAGGATAAGAAGCGGGAGAACTTTGAGCGAGGGAACCTGGAGCTGGAGAAGCGGCGTCAGGCCCTGCAAGAGCAGCAGAGGAAAGAACAGGAGAGGCTAGCGGCGCTGGAGAGAGAAGAGCAGGACAGGAAG GAGCGCGAGAGGCTGGAGCAAGAGAGGAGGCGGCAGCAAGAGTTGGAGAAGCAGCTGGAGAAACAGAGGGAGCTGGAGAGGCAGCGAGAAGAGGAGCGACGCAAAGAAATTGAGAGGAGAGAG GCTGCTAAGCGCGAGCTGGAGCGTCAGAGGCAGCTGGAGTGGGAGCGGCAGCGTCGCCAGGAGCTTCTGACTCAGAGGAACCGAGAGCAGGAGAGCATCGTTCTGCTCAAAGCCCGCAAGAAGACGCTGGAGTTTGAACTGGAAGCTCTG AACGATAAGAAGAGCCAGTTGGAGGGCAAACTGAAGGACGTCCGCTTCCGCCTGTCGGCCCAGCGCAGGGAAGTGGAGCAGACCAACCAGACCAGGGAGACGCGGATCGCCGAGATCACGCTGTTGCAACAGCAGCTGCAA GACTCGCAGCATTGGCTCGGGAGTCTCATTCCTGACAAGCAGAGTCTCAACGACCAGCTGAAACAGGTTCAACAGAACAGCCTGCACC GCGACAGTCTTTCGTCGCTGCAGAAGGCCGTGGACCAGAAGGAATCCAGCAGGCAGCAGCTTAAAGAGCAGCTGGACACAGTGGAGAGGGAAACCAGGGCCAAGCTGCTCGAGATCGATGCTTTCAACACTCAGCTGAAG TCTCTGTGTGAGTTCTATGCCAGCCACTGTGCCAGGATAGAAGCCCTGCGACGACAACTTGACGGCGCGCAGAGAGGGAGACAG GAACTGAGGGAGATCCACAGCCGGCAGCAGAGGCAGAAGCAGAAGGAGCTGGAAGGAGACGCGCACTCGATGATGCACGCGCCGATTGACAGGAAGTCCGCCGAGTTGCAGGAAAACCG GTTGCCCTCGGACAAAACGCTGGCTTGGAGGAACGATGACGCAGGAAGCTCCGCCCTGAAGGCGCCGAGCCCCGCCTCCGCCTCGCACGCCTGGCTCAACCGAGTGAcccaggaggaagaggagaggaaGCGGCGAGGCCTGGAGGAGGACTCGGAGGGTCGCAAGACCGCCGGGTCCGTGGAGGAGAAGGACGACGAATCGCGGGGCAAGAAGGACATGCAGGAGAAACTCAATAATCTCTTCAGCCAGCCCAATGATCCCTGGGCCTCGACAG CAGAAAAGGCTCCAGTGGCGAGCCTGTTTGAGCAGAAGGCAGCAGCAGGCAGCGGCttcgagcagcagcagcagcagcagcagcagcagcaggcggTCAAGGTGGTCTACTACAGAGCGCTCTACCCGTTTGACGCGCGCAGCCACGATGAGATCAGCATCACCCCCGGCGACGTCATCATG GTGAAGGGGGAATGG GTGGACGAGTCTCAGACAGGTGAGCCCGGTTGGCTGGGCGGCGAGCTCAGGGGCCGAACCGGGTGGTTTCCGGCCAATTACGCCGAGCGGATACCGGACAGCGAAGCGCCCGTCAGCCTGCGGGCGGCGGCCGCCGCCGCGCCGTCTTCGGCGCAGCAGCCCGTCagcacgccgccgccgcccgcgcccgGACAGAGCTCCTCGTCCACGTCGTCCGCCAACAGCAACTGGGCCGACTTCAGCACCAC CTGGCCGTCGAACACGAGTAGCCAGATGGACAGCGAGGGGTGGGACGCATGGCCCACCTCCTCCGCCGCCGCTCAGAATCCGTCCCTCGGCGTGCCGTCGGCGCAGCTGCGGCAGCGTTCGGCCTTCACGCCGGCCACCATGACCACGGGCTCCTCGCCCTCCCCCGTGCTCGGCCAGGGGGAGAAGGTGGAGGGTCTGCAGGCTCAGGCCTTGTACCCCTGGAGAGCCAAGAAGGACAACCACCTCAACTTCAACAAGAACGAG ATCATAACGGTGCTGGAGCAGCAGGACATGTGGTGGCTGGGAGAGCTCCAGAGCGGACAGAGAGGATGGTTCCCCAAAAGCTACGTGAAACTCATCTCTGCCAGCATGACGCCCCCACTTGCGCTGCCAGTGGCGGCCCCGATGGCGGCACCGCTCGTTTCCTTAGCGCGTGGCAAAAACACAAG TGAATGTGTGGTATCAGAAAGCCCCCCCAATGGAAAACGCCCCTCACCCACTCCATGCAAGCCATCCGAGTCAGGAGAAg AGTACGTGGCCATGTACACGTACGAGAGCAGCGAGCAGGGCGACCTGAGTTTCCAGCAAGGAGACGTGGTGGTGGTGAGCAGGACGGAGGGCGACTGGTGGACCGGCACGGTGGCGGGCAAGACCGGCGTCTTCCCCTCCAACTACGTCAAACCGCGAGACGCCTCGTCGGAG TCTTTAGGACCAGCGGGAAAGATGGGGAGCCTTGGCAAGAAACCAG AGATCGCACAAGTGATCGCCCCCTACTGCGCAACGGGAGCAGAGCAGCTGACGTTGGCGCCGGGCCAGCTGATCCTCATCAGGAAGAAGAACCCGGGCGGCTGGTGGGAGGGCGAACTTCAG GCCCGAGGGAAAAAGCGGCAGATTGGATGGTTTCCGGCCAACTACGTCAAGCTGCTGAGCCCCAGCACCAGCAAAACAACGCCAACCGAGCCCACGCCACCAAAACTGGTCCCTGCCAACACTG CCGTGTGCCAGGTGATCGGCATGTACGACTACGTGGCGCAGAACGACGACGAGCTGGCCTTCCAGAAGGGTCAGGTGATCACCGTGCTCAACAAGGACGACTGCGATTGGTGGAAAGGCGAGCTGAACGGCCGCGAGGGGCTCTTTCCCAGCAACTACGTCAAGCTCACCACCGACACGGACCCCAGCACGCAGT GGTGTGCCGACTTGCACCTGCTGGACATGCTGAGTCCCATGGAGAGAAAACGTCAAGGTTACATCCACGAGCTCATCGTCACGGAGGAGAATTACGTCAACGACCTGCAGCTCGTCACCGag ATCTTCCACAAGCCTCTGCTGGATTGTGAGCTGCTGAGCGAGAAGGAAGTGGCCATGATCTTCGTCAACTGGAAGGAGCTCATCATGTGCAACATCAAGCTGCTCAA GGCGCTGAGGGTGAGGAAGAAGATGTCGGGCGACCGCATGCCCGTCAAGATGATCGGCGACATCCTGACCAATCAGCTGCCGCACATGCAGCCGTACATCAG gttctgCTCGTGTCAACTGAACGGAGCCACGCTGATACAGCAGAAAACGGACGACAACCTCGAAATTAAAGACTTCCTCaag cgGTTAGCCATGGACCCTCGTTGCAAGGGGATGCCGCTCTCCAGCTTCTTGCTCAAGCCCATGCAAAGGGTCACTCGCTACCCGCTCATCATCAAGAAC ATCTTGGAAAACACTCCCGAGTCGCATCCGGACCACAATCACCTGAAAGCTGCTTTGGAGAAGGCGGAGGAGTTGTGCTCGCAG GTGAACGAGGGCGTGAGGGAGAAGGAGAACTCTGATCGTCTGGAGTGGATCCAAGCGCACGTTCAGTGTGAAGGCCTGTCCGAG CAACTGGTGTTCAACTCGGTGACCAACTGTTTGGGCCCGCGCAAGTTCCTCCACAGCGGCAAACTCTTCAAAGCCAAAAGCAGCAAGGAGCTCTACGGCTTCCTCTTCAACGACTTCCTGCTGCTGACGCAG GTCACCAAGCCTCTGGGCTCGTCCGGATCCGACAAGGTCTTCTCGTCCAAAACGCACCTGCAGTACCGCATGTACAAGACG CCCATCTTCCTGAACGAGGTTCTGGTGAAACTGCCGACGGACCCTTCGGGAGACGAGCCCCTCTTCCACATCTCGCACATCGACAGAGTTTACACCCTCAGGGCCGAGAGCATCAACGAGCG GACGGCCTGGGTGCAGAAAATCAAGGCGGCTTCCGAGCTCTTCATCGaaacggagaagaagaagcgaGAAAAAGCCTATctgg TGCGTTCGCAGAGGGCGACGGGCATCGGCAGGCTGATGGTCAACATCGTGGAGGGGATCGAACTCAAGCCGTGTCGCTCGCACG GTAAAAGCAATCCTTACTGTGAGGTCACCATGGGCTCGCAGTGCCACATCACCAAAACTCTGCAG